Proteins found in one Sporosarcina sp. FSL K6-3457 genomic segment:
- a CDS encoding ABC transporter ATP-binding protein gives MDIKDITFSYDKKVNTLHGVNSTIDIGKITTIIGPNGCGKSTLLSVMSNNNVPQSGQVLLDGKALTDFKPKELAKKLAVVHQQNNAPSDMTVEKLTSYGRIPYKNLFSSTTEEDEQAVEWALASTNLTDKRKVPIDELSGGQMQRVWIAMALAQKTPFLFLDEPTTYLDIYYQYELLELIKNLNRTHGISIVMVLHDINQAIRYSDTIIAMKNGEIVVKGAPSEVITAQTVKEIYGVDVIVKTDEQTGMYIVPVGI, from the coding sequence ATGGACATTAAGGATATTACTTTTTCGTATGATAAAAAAGTAAATACGCTACATGGTGTCAATAGTACGATTGATATCGGAAAGATTACAACGATTATCGGACCAAACGGCTGCGGGAAATCGACGCTTTTAAGTGTGATGTCAAATAATAATGTTCCGCAAAGTGGGCAAGTTCTATTAGATGGCAAGGCACTTACGGATTTTAAACCGAAGGAACTGGCGAAAAAACTAGCTGTTGTTCATCAGCAAAATAACGCACCTTCTGATATGACGGTCGAAAAGTTGACGAGCTATGGACGAATTCCATACAAAAATCTATTTTCATCAACAACAGAAGAAGATGAGCAAGCGGTGGAGTGGGCACTTGCAAGTACAAACTTAACGGATAAAAGAAAAGTCCCAATCGACGAATTGTCAGGTGGTCAAATGCAACGCGTTTGGATTGCGATGGCATTAGCCCAAAAAACACCATTTCTATTTTTAGACGAACCAACGACTTATCTCGATATTTATTACCAATATGAACTATTGGAATTAATCAAGAACTTAAATCGCACACATGGCATATCGATTGTCATGGTGTTACATGATATTAACCAAGCCATCCGCTATAGCGACACCATCATTGCGATGAAGAACGGTGAAATTGTTGTCAAAGGTGCGCCAAGCGAAGTCATTACAGCGCAAACGGTTAAAGAGATTTACGGCGTCGACGTTATTGTAAAAACAGATGAGCAGACGGGAATGTATATTGTTCCCGTAGGTATATGA
- the isdE gene encoding heme ABC transporter substrate-binding protein IsdE yields the protein MRKTSYMLCMLIIVVLAGCSSQQSVKEPIDPTEDRIVATTVALTEIMDALELDLVGIPSSYKDLPKRYEGAKEVGNPMGPDMEMLLSLKPTEILSVTTLQYDLQEMFDERKIDMTYINLESIDAMHSEILKMGEKYDRQTQAQAIIDQFEEKAAEIEQLAEGKEQPSVLILMGIPGSYLVATEHSYIGDLVKRSGGKNVITGEDVEFLSSNTEYLQQAKPDIILRAAHGMPDEVVKMFDDEFRTNDVWKHFEAVKNDRVYDLDELLFGTTGNLAAVEALDELQKMLYP from the coding sequence ATGCGGAAAACAAGCTATATGCTGTGCATGCTTATCATCGTTGTGTTGGCTGGTTGTTCATCACAGCAATCTGTGAAAGAACCCATTGATCCGACAGAGGATCGAATTGTTGCTACAACAGTCGCCTTGACGGAAATTATGGATGCACTTGAATTGGACTTAGTCGGTATTCCATCGAGCTACAAGGATTTACCGAAGCGTTATGAAGGCGCCAAAGAAGTGGGGAATCCGATGGGCCCTGATATGGAAATGTTGCTTTCGTTGAAACCGACGGAAATACTATCCGTCACAACATTACAATATGATTTGCAAGAGATGTTTGATGAGCGCAAAATTGATATGACCTATATCAATTTGGAAAGTATCGATGCGATGCATAGTGAAATTTTAAAAATGGGTGAAAAATATGATCGTCAAACACAAGCGCAAGCTATTATCGACCAATTTGAAGAGAAAGCGGCAGAGATTGAACAGCTAGCAGAAGGAAAAGAGCAGCCATCTGTCCTTATTTTAATGGGGATACCGGGCAGTTATCTTGTGGCAACCGAGCATTCTTATATCGGTGACCTCGTGAAGCGCAGTGGTGGGAAAAATGTCATCACTGGGGAAGATGTCGAATTTTTATCATCCAATACAGAATATTTACAGCAAGCTAAACCAGATATCATTTTAAGAGCGGCACATGGTATGCCTGACGAAGTTGTGAAAATGTTTGATGATGAATTTCGCACGAATGATGTGTGGAAGCATTTTGAGGCTGTAAAAAATGATCGCGTCTATGATTTGGACGAACTTCTATTTGGAACAACGGGTAATCTTGCAGCTGTTGAAGCGTTGGATGAATTGCAAAAAATGTTGTATCCATAA
- a CDS encoding DUF6612 family protein gives MKKLATLVIALVFVLSFALPQGSAFAQSDAVTVYVDGVEVKGYEQAFVSHDQVLLPVEDLFNEAGFKVSKDSKSGAVNVSNTYLTVDFKASASTIEVNGKKADTQFPLTLQNYGNYISGEFLATLEGFEVEVAEDQKSVNVTTNRLAEEEVAALLAKSAAVELDSFSTKMTMDMKMESSLEEEAIDMKMDITMDQIMDPMSLYTLTKMSTNFAGEKMEETSGIYLTEEGYFQQIGDVWVKYEDELTEGLLDVAGQEDLLAQLEALQTKFTKGLNIYEYDDVYVMTQTISNEEFSEMMDEVMSLLLGSGLTETIAVDTEATEVEATEEVATEEEATEEAATEEEATEEAATEEEATEEAATEEEATEEVVIEELDFEGLFDGLEFNIEEFYIVSTIDKETLFPLDVSAVANITMTMDEDTITISLLLDGTFSDFNAVKEIKVPAEVIKNAITMEEFMKILEAELEKALAEEVAA, from the coding sequence ATGAAGAAGTTAGCTACATTGGTTATTGCGCTTGTTTTTGTACTTTCATTCGCATTACCACAAGGTTCAGCATTTGCACAATCCGACGCAGTAACAGTATACGTCGATGGTGTCGAAGTTAAAGGGTACGAGCAGGCATTTGTGTCACACGACCAAGTTCTATTGCCAGTCGAAGATCTATTTAACGAAGCAGGTTTCAAAGTTTCAAAGGACAGTAAGTCAGGTGCAGTAAACGTTTCAAATACTTACTTGACGGTTGACTTCAAAGCAAGTGCTAGTACGATTGAAGTAAATGGTAAGAAAGCAGATACTCAATTCCCACTAACACTACAAAACTACGGAAACTATATTTCTGGTGAGTTTTTAGCTACATTAGAAGGGTTTGAGGTTGAAGTTGCTGAAGACCAAAAATCAGTAAACGTTACAACAAACCGTCTAGCTGAAGAAGAGGTTGCTGCACTTTTGGCAAAATCAGCTGCAGTTGAATTGGACAGCTTTTCAACAAAAATGACAATGGATATGAAAATGGAATCTTCACTTGAAGAAGAAGCTATTGACATGAAAATGGACATCACAATGGACCAAATCATGGATCCAATGTCACTTTACACATTGACTAAAATGTCAACAAACTTCGCTGGTGAAAAAATGGAAGAGACTTCTGGTATTTATCTTACAGAAGAAGGTTACTTCCAACAAATCGGTGATGTTTGGGTAAAGTATGAAGACGAATTAACAGAAGGCTTACTAGATGTTGCAGGTCAAGAAGATTTACTTGCACAATTAGAAGCGTTACAAACGAAATTCACAAAAGGTCTTAACATCTACGAATACGACGATGTATACGTAATGACACAAACAATTTCAAATGAAGAGTTTAGCGAAATGATGGACGAAGTTATGTCTTTACTTTTAGGTTCAGGACTAACTGAAACTATTGCTGTTGATACAGAAGCTACTGAAGTAGAAGCTACTGAAGAAGTAGCTACTGAAGAAGAAGCTACTGAAGAGGCAGCTACTGAAGAAGAAGCTACTGAAGAGGCAGCTACTGAAGAAGAAGCTACTGAAGAGGCAGCTACTGAAGAAGAAGCTACTGAAGAAGTAGTTATTGAAGAACTAGATTTTGAAGGTCTTTTTGATGGTCTTGAGTTCAACATCGAAGAGTTCTATATCGTTTCTACAATCGATAAAGAAACATTATTCCCACTAGATGTATCTGCAGTTGCTAACATTACAATGACTATGGACGAAGATACAATCACAATCAGCTTGCTACTTGATGGTACATTCAGCGACTTTAACGCTGTAAAAGAAATCAAAGTTCCTGCTGAAGTTATCAAAAACGCAATCACTATGGAAGAATTCATGAAAATTCTTGAAGCTGAACTTGAAAAAGCATTAGCTGAAGAAGTAGCAGCATAA
- a CDS encoding S-layer homology domain-containing protein, producing the protein MANYSSTKYKKFVLGAASAALVATAVAPVASAKDFQDTKGNTHETAIDALSDAGVITGYPDGTFLPNKTLTRSDVVKLMGKWLVAEGYKVPADYKTNMRFADLTAKSNDELLQYAAVVKENGVFNGSNGRLLAGDNITRENMAVVIVRAFDQVHNMDLVTYVKAQDFKKDVIDLGKAKAEARPAIDVLDFFDITNPIAPNFNPKNTTTRGQFATFLHKSMNTDYSAVKAPEVNEDLVAVEEAAKQVVAGEVIVSRGEYATDANKLAAVQAYVDGLVKEEGVAAKVAAGKTAGDYVVTLTKGEEKVEKTIAVTFNFTAEDRFVTEVNALNATQVEVKFSTAVDAKSVLDTNGAIKTNVISLTSLDGVPAGSLKGELSKDGKTLIITAGNVLSKRYDVVVNGLKSVTGATIDKYEATITIAADKTAPTILGTTNVSASKVKVSFSEPMQAIAASSVQFTLADGTKVTGITGDLSTGAQEVIYDLSVAEVGQAITATFIGAKDMAGNLITPNPAKVTFQKGAKDGVAPTVTEMVQVGPKKFTIKFSEEIQTPANDAINVSAGSTQNAVTLIEKDQQDPTTYIVTVANDLDGLTTVTTAANKVITDLSGETATFSKVVSFVKDTVAPKVLSTKVVVDKEKEYLEITFDKNVKLTKAVSKVKATGSYVKDSVTHNVTDLSAADLDYKDDNNKKVVRVALTDLLGKADKKGAAYQLDLDFTSVVSETNKTAANVQVVTFTRGEDGTPATEEKIKVEKNGVNQLGTDNNVVVVTFDQEVDAATATIASNYKIADAEVESATVNAGTLNKVTLKLKAGSNNFTGERNVVIENVKAKGSSVVMDKYEGTVKLNENIAPTVTKAVLTADNKITLTFSESVTVDADAFELFIGNSTTAISTSVAEVKGEGAKEVVISLEGEKTTFTDADMKAGVVVKLADKKNVLDVVNNPLNFKLITVTQ; encoded by the coding sequence ATGGCTAATTATTCATCAACAAAATATAAAAAATTTGTACTAGGTGCGGCGTCAGCGGCCCTAGTAGCGACTGCGGTAGCACCAGTTGCAAGTGCGAAAGATTTCCAAGATACAAAAGGAAATACGCATGAAACAGCAATCGATGCTCTATCTGATGCAGGGGTTATCACGGGTTATCCCGATGGTACATTCCTACCGAACAAAACATTGACTCGTTCTGATGTTGTTAAATTGATGGGGAAATGGCTTGTAGCAGAAGGTTATAAAGTGCCAGCAGACTATAAAACTAATATGCGTTTCGCTGATTTGACAGCAAAATCAAATGATGAATTATTGCAATATGCTGCAGTTGTCAAAGAAAATGGTGTGTTCAATGGTAGCAATGGTCGTCTATTAGCGGGCGATAATATTACGCGTGAAAATATGGCAGTCGTCATTGTTCGTGCTTTTGATCAAGTACACAATATGGATCTTGTCACTTACGTTAAAGCACAAGATTTCAAAAAAGACGTTATTGACCTAGGTAAAGCGAAAGCTGAAGCACGTCCAGCTATCGACGTTCTTGATTTCTTCGATATTACGAACCCGATTGCACCGAACTTCAATCCTAAAAACACGACAACTCGTGGACAGTTTGCGACATTCCTTCATAAATCAATGAATACAGACTACTCTGCTGTGAAAGCGCCAGAAGTGAATGAAGACCTAGTAGCAGTAGAAGAGGCTGCTAAACAAGTAGTAGCGGGTGAAGTAATAGTTTCACGTGGCGAATATGCAACGGATGCAAACAAATTAGCAGCAGTACAAGCATATGTTGATGGTCTTGTGAAAGAAGAAGGAGTAGCAGCGAAAGTAGCAGCAGGCAAAACTGCAGGAGACTACGTTGTTACACTTACTAAAGGCGAAGAAAAAGTAGAAAAAACAATTGCTGTAACATTTAACTTTACAGCAGAAGATCGCTTTGTTACTGAAGTGAATGCTCTGAATGCTACACAGGTTGAAGTTAAATTCAGCACAGCTGTAGATGCAAAATCAGTACTAGATACTAATGGTGCCATTAAAACTAATGTGATTTCTTTAACTTCTTTAGATGGAGTACCTGCTGGATCACTTAAAGGTGAACTTAGCAAGGATGGAAAAACATTGATAATCACAGCTGGAAATGTTCTTTCAAAACGCTATGATGTTGTAGTGAATGGATTGAAATCAGTAACTGGTGCTACTATCGATAAATATGAAGCAACGATTACAATTGCTGCAGACAAAACTGCTCCTACAATTTTGGGAACTACGAATGTCAGTGCATCTAAAGTTAAAGTAAGTTTCTCTGAACCGATGCAAGCGATCGCTGCTTCTAGTGTTCAATTTACACTTGCTGATGGAACAAAAGTAACTGGAATTACAGGTGACCTTTCAACAGGAGCACAAGAAGTGATCTATGATCTTTCTGTTGCAGAAGTTGGTCAAGCAATCACTGCAACATTCATCGGTGCAAAAGATATGGCTGGTAATCTGATTACACCAAACCCAGCAAAAGTGACATTCCAAAAAGGTGCAAAAGACGGAGTAGCGCCGACGGTTACTGAAATGGTACAAGTGGGTCCGAAGAAATTTACAATCAAATTCTCTGAAGAAATCCAAACACCAGCAAATGACGCAATTAATGTTTCAGCTGGCTCAACACAAAATGCTGTTACTTTAATTGAAAAAGATCAGCAAGATCCGACAACTTATATCGTAACAGTTGCAAATGACCTTGATGGTTTGACAACAGTAACAACTGCTGCTAACAAGGTTATTACTGATCTATCTGGTGAGACAGCAACATTCAGTAAAGTAGTATCATTTGTTAAAGATACTGTTGCACCAAAAGTTCTATCAACAAAAGTTGTTGTTGATAAAGAAAAAGAATACCTAGAAATCACTTTTGACAAAAATGTTAAGCTTACAAAAGCAGTGTCTAAAGTTAAAGCTACAGGCTCATACGTGAAAGATTCCGTAACTCATAATGTTACTGATCTATCTGCGGCAGATCTTGATTACAAAGACGATAACAACAAAAAAGTTGTTCGTGTAGCACTTACTGATCTACTTGGAAAGGCTGATAAGAAGGGTGCAGCATACCAACTTGACCTTGATTTCACAAGTGTAGTAAGTGAAACTAATAAAACAGCAGCAAACGTCCAAGTAGTAACATTCACACGTGGTGAAGATGGTACACCAGCAACTGAAGAGAAAATTAAAGTTGAAAAAAATGGTGTAAACCAACTTGGAACTGATAACAACGTAGTTGTCGTTACTTTTGATCAAGAAGTAGATGCTGCAACGGCAACAATTGCTTCTAACTATAAAATTGCTGATGCAGAAGTAGAATCTGCTACTGTAAATGCAGGTACTTTAAACAAAGTAACACTTAAATTGAAGGCTGGTTCAAACAATTTTACTGGCGAGCGTAATGTCGTTATTGAAAATGTAAAAGCAAAAGGTTCTTCCGTGGTTATGGACAAATACGAAGGAACAGTTAAACTTAACGAAAATATTGCACCAACAGTAACAAAAGCAGTGTTAACGGCTGACAACAAAATCACATTAACATTCAGTGAAAGTGTGACAGTGGATGCTGATGCGTTTGAATTATTTATTGGTAATTCAACTACTGCTATTAGTACTTCTGTAGCGGAAGTAAAAGGTGAAGGTGCTAAAGAAGTAGTGATTTCATTAGAAGGTGAAAAAACTACATTCACTGATGCAGATATGAAAGCAGGCGTAGTCGTTAAGTTAGCTGATAAGAAAAATGTATTAGATGTAGTGAATAACCCGTTAAACTTTAAATTAATTACAGTAACTCAATAA
- a CDS encoding FecCD family ABC transporter permease — MFAKNKKMLSFVGVIALLVVVIIQSAITGSIKVTPFELIQGLFTGTNDDVAIIKDLRLPRIIIALFAGATLSVAGVLLQAVMRNPLADPGIIGVSAGAGFMSILVVALFPTLYFFVPLFAFLGGALAFFLVYSLSWKSGLDPLRMILIGIAVNALFTGLSQGLGFSGSALTQSMSQTMTSTLTMKKWSDVDVIVLYGTIGLVLSFGVYAWCNYLALEDRTAKNLGVNVNLARFVISLVAVLLASVATSVAGLFAFVGLLVPHIGRSLVGTDHKVLIPFSALAGALLILTADTLGRTIIAPNEIPASIIMAVIGGPFLIFLLRKSDRIYGH; from the coding sequence ATGTTTGCAAAAAACAAAAAAATGCTTAGTTTTGTCGGCGTCATTGCACTACTGGTCGTTGTTATTATTCAATCAGCCATTACAGGTAGCATAAAAGTAACGCCATTTGAATTAATTCAAGGGCTTTTCACGGGTACAAACGATGATGTAGCGATTATTAAAGATTTGCGATTACCGCGTATTATCATTGCTTTATTTGCAGGAGCAACTTTATCAGTAGCGGGGGTGCTATTGCAAGCTGTCATGCGCAATCCTTTAGCAGACCCGGGCATTATCGGTGTTTCTGCAGGCGCAGGGTTTATGTCTATACTGGTTGTGGCTTTATTCCCAACGTTGTATTTTTTTGTGCCCTTGTTTGCTTTTTTAGGTGGCGCATTAGCGTTTTTCCTTGTCTATTCATTATCCTGGAAATCGGGACTCGATCCGCTACGTATGATTTTAATTGGGATTGCGGTCAATGCTTTGTTTACGGGACTGAGCCAGGGGCTTGGGTTTAGTGGCAGCGCCCTGACACAATCCATGAGTCAGACGATGACCTCGACGTTAACGATGAAAAAATGGAGTGATGTCGATGTCATCGTTTTGTACGGCACGATTGGCCTTGTACTATCGTTTGGTGTATACGCATGGTGTAATTATTTGGCATTAGAAGATCGAACAGCGAAAAACTTAGGCGTCAATGTCAATTTGGCACGCTTTGTCATTTCGTTAGTTGCAGTTTTACTGGCATCTGTTGCGACATCTGTTGCAGGACTTTTTGCATTTGTCGGCTTGCTGGTCCCGCATATCGGCCGTTCACTAGTTGGTACAGATCATAAGGTACTCATTCCATTTTCTGCATTGGCGGGAGCGTTGCTGATTTTAACAGCAGATACATTAGGTAGAACGATTATCGCACCGAATGAAATACCCGCATCTATCATCATGGCTGTCATCGGGGGACCATTCCTCATATTCTTACTGAGAAAGAGTGATCGTATTTATGGACATTAA
- a CDS encoding NEAT domain-containing protein, whose product MPTAKFVGSKKVSFAKRMLARSFFATILGCLLFVFQLPEAVAAELSNGTYVVEYEMLQADSDSVSIANDYFEKPATLTVDNGIQYIQFTVNRSEWVKVLTATNGESFVDVDVVSEDTENDQRVIAFQVDGDISQPVLMQMHVKIEDMVPVYDHKYTVRLNFDLETMQVTDAPAVVVGSSDSGSTTDEGIGNNVILYILIAVLAAAIVIIARKFSSSKK is encoded by the coding sequence TTGCCTACTGCAAAGTTTGTTGGAAGCAAAAAGGTATCGTTTGCGAAAAGAATGTTAGCGAGATCGTTTTTCGCGACTATACTGGGGTGTTTGCTGTTTGTCTTCCAATTGCCAGAAGCTGTTGCTGCTGAATTATCAAACGGTACATATGTTGTAGAGTACGAGATGTTGCAGGCAGATAGTGATTCTGTATCTATTGCAAATGATTATTTTGAGAAGCCAGCAACACTTACCGTCGATAACGGGATTCAATATATACAATTCACGGTTAACCGCAGTGAGTGGGTTAAGGTTCTGACAGCTACGAATGGTGAGTCATTTGTCGACGTGGATGTTGTGAGTGAGGATACAGAAAATGACCAGCGTGTCATTGCGTTTCAGGTGGATGGAGATATTTCACAGCCCGTGTTGATGCAGATGCACGTAAAGATTGAAGATATGGTACCAGTGTATGACCATAAGTATACCGTTCGTTTGAATTTTGATTTGGAGACAATGCAAGTGACAGACGCACCTGCTGTTGTCGTTGGTTCATCTGATTCTGGATCAACAACAGATGAGGGAATAGGGAACAATGTAATTCTATATATACTTATTGCAGTACTTGCCGCAGCTATTGTGATAATTGCGCGCAAATTTAGTTCATCTAAAAAATAA
- a CDS encoding NEAT domain-containing protein — translation MKKQIMMLLSALLVVFSVFPALQSQAAEVTKQEVEVTFDVLKADSDDKSTAGDFVTSPAKIVVEDGKTYAYVTLEQAKFWQSLKVQKTQPGTFTEDNFVEAVVVSEDEKADTRLVKFEVQDVTKVLNIKAHIIVTGIPGIGEYDHSYDLRLKFDGSQAPVTPEVTPEVKPEAEAVADGAYTIDFKALHEKEDKDSSMARYIDAAAALTVKDGKNLVALTLTNNEQITAFQVEQDGKYVDATVVSTDEKANTRVVAFEVADLTAIMNSKVTVSVPAQNYTGNHVVRLSFDSKSIKAVAAEEVEETPEVATDGAFTIDFKALHEEEDKESSMTRYIETPAALTVKDGKNLVALTLTNNEQITEFQVEQDGKFVDATVINTDEKANTRVVEFEVADLSVIVNAKVTVFVAAANHTGNYTVRLAFDKDSIKAVATEEVPEVEEVPEVEETVTFTDIDKSWAKPYIEALATKQIVKGKTATTFAPNEDITRAQFAVMLSRALELPKQDFEGTFSDVTEAMDGIVADIEAASRAGIIKGNEGKFNPNEKITRQQMATMIIRAIEFKDATVLEGVTNAVSFADTKNITADAQKSIDLAAGLGIISGKEVKGQKVFEPKANATRAHAVKMVYFLLEKVQ, via the coding sequence ATGAAGAAGCAAATTATGATGTTGTTATCAGCATTACTTGTCGTATTTTCAGTATTCCCAGCACTTCAATCTCAAGCCGCAGAAGTGACGAAGCAAGAAGTTGAGGTAACATTTGACGTATTAAAAGCAGATAGCGATGATAAGTCCACTGCGGGAGACTTTGTGACAAGCCCAGCTAAAATTGTTGTTGAAGATGGTAAGACTTATGCATATGTGACACTAGAGCAAGCGAAATTTTGGCAGTCACTAAAAGTACAGAAAACACAACCAGGTACTTTTACAGAAGATAACTTTGTAGAAGCAGTTGTAGTGAGTGAAGATGAAAAAGCAGATACTAGACTCGTTAAATTTGAAGTCCAAGACGTTACAAAAGTATTGAATATTAAAGCACATATTATTGTAACGGGTATCCCAGGAATTGGTGAGTATGACCATAGCTATGACCTTCGTTTGAAATTTGACGGTAGCCAAGCTCCTGTAACACCAGAAGTAACACCTGAAGTGAAACCAGAAGCAGAAGCAGTAGCAGATGGCGCATACACAATCGATTTTAAAGCATTACACGAAAAAGAAGACAAAGACTCTTCAATGGCTAGATATATCGATGCAGCAGCGGCACTTACAGTGAAAGACGGTAAAAACCTTGTTGCGTTAACATTAACAAACAACGAACAAATCACAGCATTCCAAGTAGAGCAAGACGGTAAATACGTCGACGCAACAGTTGTTAGCACAGATGAAAAAGCGAACACACGCGTTGTTGCATTTGAAGTAGCAGACCTTACAGCTATTATGAATTCAAAAGTAACAGTTTCTGTGCCAGCCCAAAACTATACAGGCAACCATGTCGTTCGCCTTTCATTTGATTCAAAAAGCATCAAAGCAGTAGCAGCCGAAGAAGTTGAAGAAACACCAGAAGTAGCAACAGACGGTGCATTTACAATCGACTTTAAAGCTTTACATGAAGAGGAAGATAAAGAATCTTCTATGACAAGATATATCGAAACGCCGGCAGCACTTACAGTGAAAGATGGTAAAAATCTTGTCGCACTTACATTAACAAACAACGAACAAATTACAGAATTCCAAGTAGAACAAGATGGCAAATTCGTCGACGCAACAGTTATTAACACAGACGAAAAAGCAAACACACGTGTAGTAGAATTTGAAGTAGCGGATCTATCTGTAATCGTTAATGCAAAAGTAACAGTATTTGTAGCAGCTGCAAACCACACGGGTAACTACACAGTTCGTCTTGCTTTTGATAAAGATAGCATCAAAGCAGTAGCAACTGAAGAGGTACCAGAGGTAGAAGAAGTACCGGAAGTTGAAGAAACGGTTACATTTACAGACATCGATAAATCATGGGCAAAACCGTATATTGAAGCACTTGCTACTAAACAAATCGTTAAAGGCAAAACAGCGACAACGTTTGCTCCAAATGAAGATATTACAAGAGCGCAATTCGCAGTGATGTTGTCACGTGCACTTGAGCTACCGAAACAAGATTTCGAAGGAACATTTTCTGACGTAACAGAAGCAATGGACGGAATTGTAGCTGATATTGAAGCAGCAAGCCGTGCAGGTATCATTAAAGGAAATGAAGGCAAGTTTAATCCGAACGAAAAAATCACACGTCAACAAATGGCAACAATGATTATCCGTGCAATTGAATTCAAGGACGCGACTGTACTAGAGGGCGTAACAAACGCTGTTTCATTTGCAGATACAAAGAACATTACTGCTGATGCACAAAAATCAATTGACTTGGCAGCAGGCCTTGGCATCATCAGCGGAAAAGAAGTAAAAGGTCAAAAGGTATTTGAACCAAAAGCAAACGCAACTCGCGCACATGCTGTTAAAATGGTTTATTTCCTATTAGAAAAAGTTCAATAA
- a CDS encoding NEAT domain-containing protein — translation MKKNIIFLVAMIATLILPILAPQQAAAASPYADGEYTVPFNVLKDTGSETSATAEYVVSPAKLIVQNGKMHVVMTLNNSSWWQYFKVNGAEVQVVSEDTANDKRIVKFEVKDLDQLVNAKIHIIVTGIPGFTYDNKYDIRFKFNSSNIPLAPVAEKPEPTPTTKPTESEKATATPPQKPAETKEEKKPEVTQKVEEKSAASNSKEETVSEKAEEPAVEKTIEPVAPTEPADTEAEVTEAVINEESAEEEELEVEEVSNEQPEVKEEQAVGEVEADSTSNAGPVWFIIVIVIVLAGGGLLFIRKRKS, via the coding sequence TTGAAGAAGAATATTATTTTTTTAGTTGCCATGATCGCAACGCTTATACTCCCAATACTTGCACCGCAGCAAGCCGCAGCAGCTTCACCCTATGCTGATGGTGAGTATACGGTGCCATTTAACGTGTTGAAGGATACGGGTAGTGAAACATCAGCAACAGCGGAATATGTCGTTAGCCCAGCAAAACTAATCGTCCAAAACGGCAAAATGCATGTAGTCATGACATTGAATAACAGCTCATGGTGGCAGTATTTTAAAGTGAACGGCGCTGAAGTACAAGTGGTCAGTGAGGACACGGCAAATGACAAGCGTATTGTGAAGTTTGAAGTGAAAGACCTCGATCAATTGGTTAATGCTAAGATTCATATCATTGTTACGGGAATTCCTGGTTTTACTTATGATAATAAATACGATATCCGCTTCAAATTTAACAGCTCGAATATCCCTTTAGCACCGGTTGCTGAAAAGCCGGAGCCTACTCCAACAACTAAACCTACTGAATCAGAAAAAGCGACGGCTACACCACCGCAAAAGCCAGCAGAGACGAAAGAAGAGAAGAAACCAGAAGTAACACAAAAAGTAGAAGAAAAATCGGCAGCCTCTAACTCTAAAGAAGAGACCGTTAGTGAGAAAGCAGAAGAGCCGGCTGTAGAAAAAACAATTGAACCAGTCGCGCCAACTGAACCTGCGGACACTGAAGCCGAAGTTACCGAAGCAGTAATCAATGAAGAGAGTGCGGAAGAGGAAGAACTGGAAGTTGAAGAAGTATCTAATGAACAACCTGAAGTGAAGGAAGAACAGGCAGTTGGTGAAGTAGAAGCCGATTCAACATCGAATGCTGGTCCCGTATGGTTCATTATTGTGATTGTAATTGTTCTAGCAGGCGGGGGATTACTATTCATAAGAAAACGAAAATCATAA